The sequence CTCTATGCTGTATACCATATTGATCCTGATATGTTGGGTGGAATTATCATCGCTCAAGAAAATTTCACTTGGAATTACAGTGTTAGAAAACAACTCGATCAATTTAAACAAATGTTCACCTCTACTACCTTTGACTCTTCATTATGATCTCTTCTGAAAGCATCAGTAAAGAACTAAAACAAGCAATTAGCTCACTCAAACTCGATAAAGCGCCAGCCAATATCGGTGAAATACTAGAAGTTGGCGATGGTATTGCTCTAGTTTCTGGACTTTCAGAAGCAATGATTGGTGAGCAAGTACTATTTCCTCATGGTATTACCGGTATTGTCTTAAATCTCAATGAAGACCATGTTGGTTGTGCTGTTTTGGGTAGTGCCGAGAATTTGCAAGAAGGCGACGAAGTCAAAACTACCGGAACGGTACTTTCCGTACCTGTTGGCTCCCCACTAATTGGCCGTATCGTCGATCCATTGGGTGAACCATTAGATGGCAAGGGAAAAGTGAAAACAAAAGTCTATCGAGCTGTAGAAGTAAAGGCACCGGGTATTATTGACCGCAAAGAAGTTAACCGCCCCTTACAAACGGGTATCAAAGCAATAGACAGTATGATACCAATTGGTCGCGGACAAAGAGAATTAATTATTGGTGATCGCCAAACTGGAAAAACAGCGATCGCAATTGACACCATTATCAATCAAAAAGGCCAAGATATGATTTGTGTCTATGTCGCTATTGGCCAAAAAGATTCTACTATTGCTCGTATCGTCAGCCATTTGGAAGAAAGTGGGGCGATGGAGTACACCATTATTGTCAATGCTAGTGCCTCAACTTCAAGTTCTTTGCAATTCATAGCCCCGTATGCTGGCTGCACCATGGCCGAACATTTTGCTCTGGAAGGTAAAGATGTTTTAGTTATTTATGATGATCTTTCTAAGCATGCCGTTGCTTATCGTCAACTCTCACTTTTATTGAAACGCCCCCCAGGAAGAGAAGCCTATCCAGGAGATATTTTCTATCTCCATTCCCGTTTACTGGAACGCGCTGCCCAATTATCCAATGCTCTTGGTGGTGGCTCCATTTCAGCCTTACCAATTGTAGAAACCCAAGGTGGCGATGTGTCAGCCTATATCCCCACCAATATTATTTCGATTACTGATGGTCAGATTTATTTAGAAAGTGACCTTTTCTATGCAGGCGTTCGACCAGCAGTAAATGCAGGTTTATCTGTATCGCGAGTAGGGGGTAAAGCCCAAATTAAAGCTATGCGTAAAGTAGCTGGCAAATTGCGCCTAGATTTAGCCCAATACCGCGAGATGGAAGCATTTTCCCAAATTGGGTCTGATTTGGATGCTGCCACACGGAAACAATTAGAAAGGGGCAAACGACTGACTGAAGTATTGAAGCAAGCACAATATGCGCCACTTACTGCCGAAAAGCAGGTAGTAATTATCTTTGCCGTTAATGAAGGTTATTTGGATGCTATTTCAGTAGAAAAGATTAGCGAATTTGAAGCAGCATTATTACGTGAATTAGCTAATAATCAGCCAAACGTACTCAAAGAGATCCGAGAAAAGAAAGAGATCACCACTATTACTGAAGCAACTCTCAGAAAAGCGATACTAGAGATAAGTGAATCTTTTATTGTTGTTAATAGTTAATTATGGCCTTACGTGATCTCAAAAGACGCATCAGATCAGTAAAACTAACGAGGAAAATCACTCGGGCAATTCAAATGATTTCTGTGTCAAAAATGCGCCGTAGCCAAGATAGAGCCCAGGCTACTAAAAATTATCGTGAACATTTAATTACCCTCATGTATCAAGCCGGCCTAAACAGAATACAGCCACCAGAATTTCCTATTTATTCACCCGGCATCACCCTTTCAATTATATTTACTTCTGATCGAGGACTTTGTGGTAGTTATAATACTAACTTAATTAAATATTTTGTTGAAGCTAATCCTGGGCCGAATCCTCGCCATCATCTCATCACTATTGGGAAAAAAGGCTTCACCACTTTAAAAAGACTGGGGTACGATATTATTGCTTCATTCCAGAATTTTTCGGACAAACCAACTATCAAAGATATTTTACCAATTGTTCAAGTAATCAAAGACAGTTTCATAAAGTACAAAGTCGAAAAAGTGGTACTGGTTTATCAAAAGTTTATTAACACGTTTCAACAAACACCACACTCAACGCTTTTATTTCCCTTGCAATTACCCAAAGAAATGAAAGTTAGCAGAACCCATGAGGATGTATTCGAACCGACGAAAACTGCAGTACAACAGTCATTGCTTCCCCATTACCTAAACTTAATCCTCTATCAAACACTTCTCGACGCTATTGCCTCAGAACAAAGTGCTCGCATGGTAGCAATGGAACAAGCCTCAACTAATGCCAATGACCTGATCTCAGCACTGACTCAAGATTACAACAAGCAAAGACAAACAGCGATTACCACTGAGCTCGCTGAAATTGTTTCCCATAATCATTAATTATTCCTATGAATACTGGAAAAGTTAGCCAAATTGTTGGTCCCATAATAGACATTCAATTTCCCTCTGAAGAAGATTTACCAAAATTGTTTGACCTTGTTTATATTACTCACAATAAAAAAAGTATTGGTGTAGAAGTATACAAACATATTGGCAATCACATTGTTCGAGGTATTGCTCTCGACAGTACTGAAGGATTGAAACGTGGCCTGAAAGCGCAATCGACTGGCAAACCTATTTCAGTACCAGTAGGAGAAGCAACGTTAGGCAGAATTATGAACGTTCTAGGTGAACCAGTTGATGAAGCTGGCCCTATCAAAAGCAAAGAACATTGGCCAATTCATCGATCAGCTCCAGAATTCATTAGTTTAAATAAATCCACTGAAATTTTTGAAACCGGAATTAAAGTAATTGACCTTATCTGTCCTTTCGCCAAAGGAGGCAAAGTGGGCCTTTTCGGCGGCGCCGGTGTGGGCAAAACTGTTCTGATCCAAGAATTGATTCGCAACATTGCCCAAGAGCATGGTGGTTATTCGGTATTCACCGGTGTAGGAGAACGTTCTCGAGAAGGTAATGATCTTTATATGGAAATGAAAGAGTCGGGAGTATTGAGCAAAACTGCTTTAGTTTATGGTCAAATGAATGAGCCACCTGGTGCCCGTCTTCGCGTTGCTCTCACTGGTCTTACTGTAGCTGAGTATTTTCGAGACGCTGAAAAGCGTGATGTGTTACTTTTTATCGATAATATTTTCCGTTTTTCCCAAGCTGGTTCAGAAGTATCAGCATTATTAGGTCGCATGCCTAGTGCCGTTGGCTATCAACCAACCCTTGCTCATGAAATGGGTGAATTACAAGAAAGAATTACCTCCACTAAAAACGGTTCCATTACCTCAGTACAGGCGGTATATGTGCCAGCAGACGATCTCACAGATCCAGCACCTGCGGTTACTTTTGCCCATCTTGATTCTACAGTAGTACTCAATCGTGCTCTTACTGAACAAGGTATCTATCCTGCAGTAGATCCATTGGATTCAACATCTCGTCAACTCGATCCCCAAATTGTTGGTGAAAATCATTATAAAGTAGCCCGTGGGGTACAAAGAATTCTGCAAAGATATAAAGACTTACAAGACATCATCGCCATTCTCGGTATTGATGAGCTTTCAGCCGAAGATAAATTAGTAGTTTCTCGCGCCAGAAAAATTCAGAAATTCCTTTCCCAACCATTCTTTGTTGCTGAAGCCTTCACCTCAATTAGTGGCCAATATGTCCCCTTGAGCGAATCCATTCGCGGCTTTCAAGAAATTATTGAGGGCAAACATGATGACTTGGTAGAACAAGATTTTTATATGGTCGGCTCTATTGAAATGGCAAAAGAAAAGGCTCATGCCCGGAAAAAGTAAATGCCTCTTATGAATCTGCATATTCTTGCTATCGATGAAACAATTTATGAAGGTGCTACTACTTCTATTTCTATACCAACTGAAGAGGGCATAATGACGGTGCTTCCCCATCATCAACCAATAGTTGCCTTGCTGATCACTGGCATAGTAAGTATCCATACCAGCCAAGAAACAAAAGAGTTTTTTATTGGTGGTGGTTTTTTAGAAGTGAAAGATGATACCGTATATATCTTGGCTGACACAGCAGAAAACCTAGCTCAGACTAATCAGGAACAGGCTGAATTGGCTTACAAACAAGCTGACGAAGAATTGTCCTCAGTCCAAACCGCAGAAGAAACTATGTATGCTAAAGGAGAGCTGATGAAATCTCTTACCAGGCTAAAAATCATCAATCGCAGAAAGCATAGAGAGCATCGTTACTAATCAGATACATTATCTGAACCTAATTTTGGCGTGTTCAGTCGATATCCTAAATACCAAGCACAACACCATAATTTATGGTAATATGCTTTGTCTCAGAGAGTAAATGTTTCACATTTTCCGGGAATTTACTCTTTACATTTACTATGCGTACAGAACCATCAAGTGATGCTTGGATAGTCACGTTGACCACTTTTCCACCACGTGCTTGCGGCATTGCTACTTTTAGCAATGATCTCTTTCAAGCATTCGATCAATTATTTGCACCCGAACTACAAACAAAAGTGATTGCCATGACTAGTGAATCCACTCCCGAGCTGAGCTACTCAGATAAAGTTATTTACCAACTGGCCCAAAATCAGCAGGCTGATTATGCAGCAATTGCCCAAAAGTTAAATGCTTTATCTCAGGTTAAGTTAGTTAGCATTCACCATGAATTTGGTTTATTCGGCGGCAAGTATGGTGATTATCTCCTTCGCTTCACTCAAATCTTACAAAAACCGCTAGTTATTACTTTTCACACGATACTTCCTGAACCTGATGAGCACCTCTTGTACGTAGTCCAAACCCTAGCTAACCAGGCTCAAAGTATAATAGTCATGACCAGCGTATCCCGTAATATATTAGAGACAGTATATGGTATTGATCGAGAAAAGATTGTAGTTATTCCCCATGGCATTCACCCAGTCTCCTTTGCTGCTAGTAGTAAAGCGAAAAAAATACTGCAAATACCTTTAGATAGAGTTTTGCTCAGCACCTTTGGCCTACTGAGCAAAAGCAAAGGAATTGAATATGTACTAGATGCATTACCAGCAGTTATCGCCCAATTTCCTAATACCCATTATCTTATTCTTGGCGTTACCCACCCTGTAGTTTTGCAAGAAGAAGGTGAATCATATCGCAACTTTCTGATTGATAAGATCACAGAACTTGGTCTGGAAAAACATGTCTCTTTTCATAATCACTTTTTAGCCACTGATGAGCTCTTGCAGTTTTTGAATGCCACTGACATTTATTTAGCTACTCCCTTGAATCCCAATCAAGCGGTATCAGGAACCTTATCTTATGCACTAGGAACTGGACGGCCAGTAATTGCTACTGCATTTGCACAAGCAAAAGAGGCAATAACTTCGGACATAGGTATACTAGTAGACTTTAAGCAATCTCAGCAGATTACAGCAGCTTTACTAACGCTGCTCCAAGATCCGCTGAAACAAATAGCACTAGGGAAAACTGCTTACTTTAAGACCAGATCCATGACTTGGCCCAATATTGCTACTGCCTACATGAAGACATTTCAAAAGCTGTCGATCTATTTAAATAAATACAAGCAGCATGCTCCTGAAATCAAACTAGACCACCTGATGAAACTCACTGATGACTTTGGCATAATTCAATTCGCTCAATTGGCTGAGCCGGATATTAGTTCTGGTTATACAGTCGATGACAATGCCCGCGCTTTGATTGTCACTGTTCGTCATTATCAACAAAATAAGTCAGCAGTGACTCTTGAAGCTGCTTTAACTTTTTTAAACTTTCTGCTCTTTGTTCGGAAAAGCGATAATAAATTTGAGAACTATGTAAATCAAAATCGGGAACTTAGCAGCCAACAAAATAATCAAGAAAATCTTGATGATGCCAATGGGAGAACTCTCTACGCATTAGCTGTCGCAGGTACTAGCAGCAATATGAGTCCCCTGGTGCAAAAAAAAGCACAAAGAATGTATGAACAAAGTTTCTTAGTAGCTGACGCTTTTACATCGCCTAGAGCTAAGGCATTCTTGATCAAAAGTTTAGTCTTACAAATACAGTTTCATCCTCATCCAATACTGATTGAACAACTGCAAGTTAACTGTGACTATTTGCTCCAACTATACCAAACCTATCACACTGCGGATTGGCAATGGTTTGAACCCATTTTAACTTATTCAAACGCCTT comes from Candidatus Abawacabacteria bacterium and encodes:
- a CDS encoding F0F1 ATP synthase subunit alpha, which encodes MMISSESISKELKQAISSLKLDKAPANIGEILEVGDGIALVSGLSEAMIGEQVLFPHGITGIVLNLNEDHVGCAVLGSAENLQEGDEVKTTGTVLSVPVGSPLIGRIVDPLGEPLDGKGKVKTKVYRAVEVKAPGIIDRKEVNRPLQTGIKAIDSMIPIGRGQRELIIGDRQTGKTAIAIDTIINQKGQDMICVYVAIGQKDSTIARIVSHLEESGAMEYTIIVNASASTSSSLQFIAPYAGCTMAEHFALEGKDVLVIYDDLSKHAVAYRQLSLLLKRPPGREAYPGDIFYLHSRLLERAAQLSNALGGGSISALPIVETQGGDVSAYIPTNIISITDGQIYLESDLFYAGVRPAVNAGLSVSRVGGKAQIKAMRKVAGKLRLDLAQYREMEAFSQIGSDLDAATRKQLERGKRLTEVLKQAQYAPLTAEKQVVIIFAVNEGYLDAISVEKISEFEAALLRELANNQPNVLKEIREKKEITTITEATLRKAILEISESFIVVNS
- the atpG gene encoding ATP synthase F1 subunit gamma; this encodes MALRDLKRRIRSVKLTRKITRAIQMISVSKMRRSQDRAQATKNYREHLITLMYQAGLNRIQPPEFPIYSPGITLSIIFTSDRGLCGSYNTNLIKYFVEANPGPNPRHHLITIGKKGFTTLKRLGYDIIASFQNFSDKPTIKDILPIVQVIKDSFIKYKVEKVVLVYQKFINTFQQTPHSTLLFPLQLPKEMKVSRTHEDVFEPTKTAVQQSLLPHYLNLILYQTLLDAIASEQSARMVAMEQASTNANDLISALTQDYNKQRQTAITTELAEIVSHNH
- the atpD gene encoding F0F1 ATP synthase subunit beta; the encoded protein is MNTGKVSQIVGPIIDIQFPSEEDLPKLFDLVYITHNKKSIGVEVYKHIGNHIVRGIALDSTEGLKRGLKAQSTGKPISVPVGEATLGRIMNVLGEPVDEAGPIKSKEHWPIHRSAPEFISLNKSTEIFETGIKVIDLICPFAKGGKVGLFGGAGVGKTVLIQELIRNIAQEHGGYSVFTGVGERSREGNDLYMEMKESGVLSKTALVYGQMNEPPGARLRVALTGLTVAEYFRDAEKRDVLLFIDNIFRFSQAGSEVSALLGRMPSAVGYQPTLAHEMGELQERITSTKNGSITSVQAVYVPADDLTDPAPAVTFAHLDSTVVLNRALTEQGIYPAVDPLDSTSRQLDPQIVGENHYKVARGVQRILQRYKDLQDIIAILGIDELSAEDKLVVSRARKIQKFLSQPFFVAEAFTSISGQYVPLSESIRGFQEIIEGKHDDLVEQDFYMVGSIEMAKEKAHARKK
- the atpC gene encoding ATP synthase F1 subunit epsilon, whose amino-acid sequence is MNLHILAIDETIYEGATTSISIPTEEGIMTVLPHHQPIVALLITGIVSIHTSQETKEFFIGGGFLEVKDDTVYILADTAENLAQTNQEQAELAYKQADEELSSVQTAEETMYAKGELMKSLTRLKIINRRKHREHRY
- a CDS encoding glycosyltransferase; this translates as MRTEPSSDAWIVTLTTFPPRACGIATFSNDLFQAFDQLFAPELQTKVIAMTSESTPELSYSDKVIYQLAQNQQADYAAIAQKLNALSQVKLVSIHHEFGLFGGKYGDYLLRFTQILQKPLVITFHTILPEPDEHLLYVVQTLANQAQSIIVMTSVSRNILETVYGIDREKIVVIPHGIHPVSFAASSKAKKILQIPLDRVLLSTFGLLSKSKGIEYVLDALPAVIAQFPNTHYLILGVTHPVVLQEEGESYRNFLIDKITELGLEKHVSFHNHFLATDELLQFLNATDIYLATPLNPNQAVSGTLSYALGTGRPVIATAFAQAKEAITSDIGILVDFKQSQQITAALLTLLQDPLKQIALGKTAYFKTRSMTWPNIATAYMKTFQKLSIYLNKYKQHAPEIKLDHLMKLTDDFGIIQFAQLAEPDISSGYTVDDNARALIVTVRHYQQNKSAVTLEAALTFLNFLLFVRKSDNKFENYVNQNRELSSQQNNQENLDDANGRTLYALAVAGTSSNMSPLVQKKAQRMYEQSFLVADAFTSPRAKAFLIKSLVLQIQFHPHPILIEQLQVNCDYLLQLYQTYHTADWQWFEPILTYSNALLSEALLCGYTVTQNAEYWEIGKITLDFLIAHTFKNNMYMPIGQHGWFQRGGKRQIFDQQPEDTASMIEALKTMYTISQIELYQELCNRAFHWFLGENLLGQLIYDQVTGGCYDGLGKHGVNLNEGAESTLSYLSSRLLIC